In the genome of Salana multivorans, the window CCGTACCCGTAGTCGTAGGCCTCCTGCGGGAAGTACGTCGAGACCGGCTGCTCGACGCGGGCGGAGATCGCGAGGATCGCGACGAGGCTCACGAGCGTCCCGACCGCCAGACCCAGCCCGGCGCGCAGCCAGCGGCTCTCGGTGAGGGGCCGGTTGGAGAAGTACGCGGGCAGGCGGCGCAGCACGAGGACGAACACCACGAGCGTGATGGTCTCGACCAGCACCTGGGTCAGCGCGAGGTCGGGAGCCCCCTGCAGCTCGTACAGCAGGGCGACGCCGTACCCGGAGATGCCGAGCAGGAGGACGGCCTTGAGCCGGCGGCGGGACCTGGCGGCCGCGATGCCGGCGGCGACGACGAACGCGCCGACGACGGCCTGCACGGGGGAGTCCCACAGGCGGACGGGGCCGAACGCCGGGCCAGCGGCACCGCCGGCGGTCTGCGCGGCCTCCCCGGAGATCCAGGCCCAGGACACGAAGACGGTCGTCGTGACGAGCACGATCGCGACGTAGAACGGGATCGAACCGCGCTGCACCAGGGAGGTCGTGTACCCGGCGAACCGGTCGAGCCGGCGCATGAAGTGGCGGTACGCCTCGTCGGCGGAGACGCCGAGACCCGCGTGGCGCTGCACCCACGACGAGCGCCCGCCCAGCCAGAACAGCGCGATGCCGGCCACCAGCACGACGCCGGTCAGCAGGAGCGGCACGCCGAACCCGCCCCACAGCACGAGGTGGCCCGCCGTGCCCTCCGGGTACCGGTCGGCGTGGGGCAGGAGCAGCCGCTCGCCGAGCCACGGCACGAGCCCGACCGCGAGGCCGCCGAGCGCCAGCACGACGGGCGAGACGTACATCTGCCAGGCCTCGCGGTCGACCTCGGTGTCCGACAGGCCGTCCTTGTCCGAGAAGGCGCCCCACCAGAACCGCAGCCCGTAGGCGACGGTGAGGATCGAGCCGATCACGAGGACCGCCAGCAGCCAGCCGGCCGAGGACGACCCGTGGCCCCCGGCGTGGAGGAGCGACTCGAGCGCTGCCTCCTTCGCCACGTACCCGGCGAACGGCGGCAGGCCGATCATCGACGCGATGGCGAGCGCGGCCACGACCGACAGGGTCGGCATCGAGCGGCGCAGGCCGGAGAGCTGATGGATGTCGCGGGTGCCGGTGGCGGCGTCGACGATCCCGACGATGAGGAACAGCGACGCCTTGAACAGCGCGTGCGCGCCGAGCATCGCGATCCCGGCCAGCGCGACCCCGCGGTCCGGCTGGCCGACGAGCATGACGAGCAGGCCGAGCTGCGAGACCGTCCCGTAAGCGAGGACGAGCTTGAGGTCCCACTGCCGCAGGGCGCGCCAGCCGCCGAGCAGCATGGTGACGCAGGCGAGGACGAGGAGCGGGACCTGCCACGCGTCCCACGTCGCGAACCCCGGCGCGAGGCGCGCGACGAGGTAGACGCCGGCCTTCACCATCGCGGCCGCGTGCAGGTAGGCGCTCACCGGCGTCGGCGCGGCCATCGCGGCCGGCAGCCAGAAGTGGAAGGGGACGAGCGCCGACTTGCTGATCGCCCCGACGAGCACGCAGACGATCGCGACACCGCTGAGGGTCGTCAGCTCCGGCGGCGACGTCGTCAGCTCGTGGAACGAGTACGACCCGCCGGGGATCTGCCCGAGCACGATGATGCCGCCGAGCATCACGAGGCCGCCGAACGTGGTGACGATGATCGCCTCCATCGCGGCCCGGCGGGAGACCTTGCGGTCGAAGTAGTGCCCGATGAGCAGGTAGGAGAAGACGGTCGTCAGCTCCCAGAACAGGTAGAGCATGAGGGTGTTGTCGGTCGCGACGAGGCCGAGCATGGCCCCGGCGAACGCGACGAACACACCGGCGAACCGACCCTTGCCCGTCGAGGACGCGGCGAAGTACCAGGAGCAGTACAGGAGGACCAGCGCCCCGACGCCCCCGACGATGAGGAGCATGAACCAGGAGAGCGTGTCGATCCGGAAGACGATGTCGAGATCGAGGCCCGGAACCCAGGACCAGCGCTGCTCGACCACCTCGCCCGAGGTGATCCGGGAGGTGAGCGTGAGGGCGTAGACCGCGGCGCTCGCGGGGGCGAGCGCGAGGACCGCGAAGACCCGCCGTCCCCACTGGCGCATGGCGAGCGGGCTCACGATGGCGGCCACGCCATGCAGCAGCAGGATCTGGATCAAGGGATGGTCCCGTCGTCGGTTGCGGTGGCGGGCGATCACATTCTACGGAACGTCACGGGCGCTCGCCGGAGGCTGTGGACATCCGGACGGGTCCGCGGGCCGCCGGACGGCCGCCGGGCCTCGCCGGGTCGTCCCTCATCGGTCCGCCTACTCTCAAGGCGCGGCCAACGGGGTGTCAGCGCTGGCCTTTCGTGGCACCATGGGCGAGCCAAGGTCGGCGTCCCCTCCCCCTGCGGCGCCGACCGGGAGAGGTGGTGTCAGATGGTCAACGTCCTCATCGTCCACGGTCGCAGCCGACCCCTGTTCGGCCCCGTGGAGATGCGCGAGCAGTGGCTCGTCGCGCTCGACAGCGCGTTCGCCGGAGCCGAGCTCACCCCGCCGTTCACGGACGAGGAGGTGAAGCTGCCCTGGTACGG includes:
- a CDS encoding Na+/H+ antiporter subunit A, with amino-acid sequence MIQILLLHGVAAIVSPLAMRQWGRRVFAVLALAPASAAVYALTLTSRITSGEVVEQRWSWVPGLDLDIVFRIDTLSWFMLLIVGGVGALVLLYCSWYFAASSTGKGRFAGVFVAFAGAMLGLVATDNTLMLYLFWELTTVFSYLLIGHYFDRKVSRRAAMEAIIVTTFGGLVMLGGIIVLGQIPGGSYSFHELTTSPPELTTLSGVAIVCVLVGAISKSALVPFHFWLPAAMAAPTPVSAYLHAAAMVKAGVYLVARLAPGFATWDAWQVPLLVLACVTMLLGGWRALRQWDLKLVLAYGTVSQLGLLVMLVGQPDRGVALAGIAMLGAHALFKASLFLIVGIVDAATGTRDIHQLSGLRRSMPTLSVVAALAIASMIGLPPFAGYVAKEAALESLLHAGGHGSSSAGWLLAVLVIGSILTVAYGLRFWWGAFSDKDGLSDTEVDREAWQMYVSPVVLALGGLAVGLVPWLGERLLLPHADRYPEGTAGHLVLWGGFGVPLLLTGVVLVAGIALFWLGGRSSWVQRHAGLGVSADEAYRHFMRRLDRFAGYTTSLVQRGSIPFYVAIVLVTTTVFVSWAWISGEAAQTAGGAAGPAFGPVRLWDSPVQAVVGAFVVAAGIAAARSRRRLKAVLLLGISGYGVALLYELQGAPDLALTQVLVETITLVVFVLVLRRLPAYFSNRPLTESRWLRAGLGLAVGTLVSLVAILAISARVEQPVSTYFPQEAYDYGYGKNIVNVTLVDIRAWDTMGEISVLLVAATGVASLVFLRVRTARVERAADAGPVAVWTDGAAGGPTLVTLQRAGAPERAAAHRPAEGTRDADVVGAGAGAPVVNPVRDDAGHAAFNEAPASSDAMTEHWVTRMTRQASTALRNQRWISAAATLAPQRRSVILEIATRLLFHTMIVFSIFLLFSGHNAPGGGFAGGLVAGIALTLRYLAGGRYELGEAAPVNAGVLMGLGLFLSAGAGVVPLLFGGTVLQSAVVQFDAGPLGHVKFVTTLFFDIGVYLVVIGLVLDVLRTLGAELDRQAEAAGTARPEIGHDEPRRPVGAGVAAGGAGIGAEVGAGVSIRPGRGTPPTEPAPSAGTPGSGSTAPTPPTTEGGAS